Proteins encoded together in one Malassezia restricta chromosome IX, complete sequence window:
- a CDS encoding pre-mRNA-splicing factor SYF2, whose protein sequence is MSSSDRRAKFQQLQRRWQDTSKANRRDVLGEQAKQREASQRASRAHAFRLAKAERTLEERDLLERGEDVARHRAKTYTIEENEAWERKLEEKERSRDKGMMDFQDLAERSYQRQLKRLTPDVARYQRDKAASADDAQRDPAAYGTHAPDDDAVDRLVQHLNYEHDQIQRRSRRRDDDLDVEGTYINQRNKRFNRKIQRYFGEHTKEFRENLERGTAL, encoded by the exons ATGTCGTCATCCGATCGGCGCGCCAAGTTTCAacagctgcagcgccggTGGCAAGACACGTCGAAGGCCAACcgccgcgacgtgctgggcgagcaagcgaagcagcgcgaggcgtcgcagcgtgcgtcgcgtgcgcatgcgtTCCGGCTAGCGAAGGCTGAGCGGACACTGGAGGAGCGTGACTTGCTGGAGCGGGGCGAGGATGTGGCGCGACACCGCGCCAAGACATATACCATTGAGGAGAATGAGGCGTGGGAGCGCAAGCTTGAGGAGAAGGAGCGGTCGCGCGATAAGGGCATGATGGATTTCCAGGACCTCGCTGAGCGCTCGTACCAGCGGCAGCTCAAGCGCTTGACGCCCGATGTGGCGCGGTACCAGCGCGACAAGGCCGCGTCGGCCGATGACGCCCAGCGCGATCCAGCTGCCTACGGcacgcatgcgccggacgatgacgccgtcgaccggctcgtgcagcacTTGAACTACGAGCACGACCAGAtccagcgccgcagccgccggcgtgacgacgacttggacGTCGAAGGCACCTATATCAACCAGCGCAACAAGCGCTTCAACCGCAAGATCCAGCGC TACTTTGGCGAGCACACCAAAGAGTTTCGCGAAAATT TGGAACGAGGCACCGC TCTGTAG
- a CDS encoding DNA repair protein RAD7 — MPPRSQVRGPTSALTEFLASQGIRASEINARKRQSEAPAPPPDHVTPSRARIPAGASMQFDEDDDLGDDLGSGDTATCVSCGTRFFITRYTPVTGAGRLCTACRDPAPRRAPKRVRRSAAIGSVVDVAADEVPTLQSLCINIVAQWIDRIEALGVLSERSRHQLSRVISKNRRLTDRTLPLFLGSGVRDVRLYDCSGLSSTALQMIPRLAPALERLQLDYCGQLDSVAFRALGRLPHLSHLALYGAYLVRKEDWLAFFAEHGAQLTAFCLRETARFDGACVEALVRHAPHIHTLHLAQIGCLDDACVQRLAALPRLVHLDVSQPGVSQLGVPPASLTDAGVIPLLQRHTHLTSLHVGKNAALSSAAVDAMGPHLTHLVADGLVNVSADAWIRLWQRCPHLAHLSLRGAGITDACVAALAQLPHLTTLTLHSNALTKAGLSALARVPLHTLDVGFVRSVDDELLDTLAASIPTLTKLYVFGCPRVTHFAHPRITVIGRERRA, encoded by the exons ATGCCACCGCGATCCCAAGTGCGTGGGCCGACGTCGGCGCTGACCGAGTTTTTGGCCTCGCAGGGTATCCGGGCCAGCGAGATCAATGCACGTAAGCGTCAGAGTGAAGCtccggcaccgccgccggATCATGTCACGCcgtcgcgtgcgcgcaTCCCTGCGGGGGCGTCGATGCAGTttgacgaggacgacgacctCGGCGACGACCTAGGCTCGGGCGACACCGCCACATGCGTGTCTTGTGGCACCCGCTTTTTTATCACCCGCTATAC CCCTGTGACTGGCGCAGGACGGCTGTGCACGGCGTGCCGGGACCCAGCCCCACGGCGTGCCCCCAAACGcgtgcgacgcagcgctgcGATTGGCTCCGTGGTGGATGTCGCGGCTGATGAGGTGCCGACATTGCAGTCGCTCTGCATCAAT ATTGTCGCGCAGTGGATCGATcgcatcgaggccctcggcgtgctgagcgagcgcagTCGGCACCAGCTGAGTCGTGTGATTAGCAAGAATCGCCGGCTGACCGACCGGACGCTGCCGCTGTTCCTCGGCAGTGGCGTGCGAGATGTGCGGCTGTATGACTGCAGTGGCctgtccagcacggcgctgcagaTGATCCCTCGCCTCGCGCCTGCGTTAGAGCGGCTGCAACTAGACTACTGTGGCCAGCTCGACTCGGTCGCGTTCCGCGCGCTCGGCAGGCTTCCGCATCTCTCGCACCTCGCCTTGTATGGCGCCTACCTCGTGCGCAAGGAGGATTGGCTGGCGTTTTTCGccgagcacggcgcccaGCTCACGGCCTTTTGCCTGCGCGAAACGGCGCGCTTTGACGGCGCGTGTGTCGAGGCACTCGTACGCCACGCCCCGCATATCCATACGCTTCATCTCGCGCAGATTGGATGCTTGGACGATGCGTgtgtgcagcgccttgcGGCCCTcccgcgcctcgtgcaccTCGATGTGTCGCAGCCGGGCGTGTCGCAGCTCGGTGTGCCGCCGGCCTCGCTGACCGATGCGGGCGTCATACCgctgctccagcgccacacACACCTGACATCGCTGCATGTCGGCAAGAATGCGGCGctgagcagcgccgcggtCGACGCTATGGGTCCGCACTTGACGCACCTCGTAGCAGACGGCCTCGTGAACGTgagcgccgacgcatggATCCGTCTGTGGCAGCGGTGCCCGCACCTAGCGCACCTGTCGTTGCGCGGCGCGGGGATCACGGacgcatgcgtcgctgcgctAGCGCAGCTCCCGCACCTGACCACCCTCACGCTCCACAGCAACGCGCTCACGAAAGCAGGGCTCTCAGCTCTGGCGCGCGTGCCTCTGCATACCCTCGACGTCGGCTTtgtgcgcagcgtcgacgacgaACTGCTCGATACACTCGCAGCGTCGATCCCGACGCTCACGAAGCTCTACGTCTTTGGATGCCCGCGCGTCACGCACTTTGCACACCCCCGCATCACTGTCATAggccgcgagcgccgcgcttaG
- a CDS encoding proline-rich receptor-like protein kinase — protein sequence MRTRQESQRLSGVDASAMQLDEILSHFEQYRRKHAAQNRDIVQANALAHARIRELEARVLQLESECAEHKLAAGRQSAHVRCLEYTLECVRVGWETMAHALRDCGVPTPQRTRERAASALPTPPTVRTRQIVLQDDRPTTRLPAAYATPLASEWIQEEASSSPTPVDSPRVASPLCGDACPPSVSRRRPSRRAPSREPEIEPPSALEPASPHLESPRPASPPPAPEQERAQAKTASPPAPPNDMPACTPTTPVRPRSPVADVDVPDRTRRTRKSINYALPKLNTKMRKPDPDDEAAADTKRPRTSRKSVATPSPPRRPRRSRDTSRRATPQVSKHRDTPAASPFQPRTNTTPFVPSRPSSTMPSWASSLLHLPSPEPPRHAKENALP from the coding sequence ATGCGGACGCGCCAGGAGTCGCAGCGGCTCTCGGGCGTGGATgcgtcggcgatgcagcTGGATGAGATCCTGAGTCACTTTGAGCAGTACCGCCGGAAGCATGCTGCGCAGAACCGCGATATTGTCCAGGCGAATGCCCTAGCGCATGCTCGGATCCGCGAGTTGGAGGCGCGggtgctgcagctcgagaGCGAGTGTGCGGAGCACAAACTGGCGGCGGGGCGACAGAGCGCGCATGTGCGGTGCCTCGAATACACGCTGGAGTGCGTCCGCGTCGGCTGGGAGACGATGGCGCACGCCCTGCGGGACTGTGGCGTGCCCACGCCGCAACGCACACGGGAACGTGCCGCGTCCGCTCTgccgacgccaccgacCGTGCGGACGCGCCAGAtcgtgctgcaggacgaccggccgacgacgcgcttgcCGGCTGCGTACGCTACGCCCCTCGCGTCTGAGTGGATCCAGGAAgaggcgtcgtcgtcccCGACGCCCGTCGACTCGCCGCGTGTCGCTTCGCCTCTTTGTGGCGATGCGTGTCCTCCTTCCGTGagtcgccgtcgtccgagccgccgagcgcccTCGCGAGAGCCGGAGATCGAGCCGCCCTCGGCCCTCGAGCCTGCCTCTCCTCACCTCGAATCGCCTCGCCCCGCCTCTCCTCCGCCTGCCCCTGAGCAGGAGCGTGCGCAAGCCAAGACGGCGTctccgcctgcgccgccgaaCGACATGCCGGCGTGCACTCCCACGACGCCTGTGCGCCCTCGCTCGCccgtcgccgacgtcgacgtgcctgatcggacgcggcgcactcgAAAAAGCATCAACTATGCCCTGCCCAAGCTCAATACCAAGATGCGCAAGCCGGATccggacgacgaggcggcggccgaTACCAAGCGGCCGCGGACGTCTCGAAAaagcgtcgcgacgccctcgccgcctcgccgaccACGTCGGTCCCgcgacacgtcgcgccgtgccacgcCGCAGGTCAGCAAGCACCGCGACACACCCGCTGCCTCGCCGTTCCAGCCCCGGACGAATACGACGCCGTTCGTGCCTTCGCGCCCGTCGTCGaccatgccgagctgggCCTCGTCTCTCCTGCACCTCCCGTCGCCCGAGCCGCCGCGTCATGCCAAGGAAAATGCCTTGCCGTGA
- a CDS encoding regulator of nonsense transcripts 3 translates to MTDSARKAVVRDLPPTLPAEVFWKAVEPWVRTEPETARTAKHTSYVQGKRAEQPGVWDTPSVAYIEFLTPALLLAFATHFHGHIFRDSKGHDFVAFVDVALIQSCARWAPTTYERYKGAVEHAPEYKAFVASLEAPPAKAMPDKPADKADAPVTTPLVEYMRQKQQPSEAPAKNRQEPPKTPKPTKAPKPKKDKAAKAPPKSAPAPRITILTKPPPPPPSSHA, encoded by the coding sequence ATGACCGACAGCGCCCGcaaggccgtcgtgcgcgatcTGCCGCCGACCCTGCCGGCCGAGGTGTTTTGGAAGGCCGTCGAGCCATGGGTACGCACGGAGCCAGAGACCGCGCGCACGGCTAAACACACGTCGTATGTCCAGGGcaagcgcgccgagcagccGGGGGTGTGGGACACGCCCTCGGTGGCGTACATTGAGTTTCTCACGCCTGCACTCCTCCTGGCCTTTGCGACGCATTTTCACGGCCACATTTTCCGGGATAGCAAGGGCCACGACTTTGTCGCGTTCGTCGATGTCGCCCTTATCCagagctgcgcgcgctgggcgcccACGACGTACGAGCGGTACAAaggcgccgtcgagcatgcgcccGAGTACAAGGCGTTTGTTGCGTCCCTTGAGGCGCCGCCCGCCAAAGCAATGCCCGATAAGCCCGCGGACAAGGCTGACGCACCCGTGACGACGCCCCTCGTCGAGTACATGCGCCAAAAACAGCAGCcgtccgaggcgcccgCCAAGAACCGCCAAGAACCGCCCAAGACGCCCAAGCCCACCAAGGCGCCGAAACCCAAAAAAGACAaggcggccaaggcgccgcCCAAGTCGGCCCCTGCTCCCCGCATCACCATTCTCaccaagccgccgccgccgccgccctcgtCCCATGCTTAG
- a CDS encoding ubiquitin-protein ligase involved in ER-associated protein degradation, whose product MPETEADCIDAQQVEAWLFSDAKACRDTRSCRICFDTELPDGDRWLCPCQCKGTMKYVHASCLDEWRRRSRRPQSIMACDQCGATYRVRATRASRLLTSWWLRLLVSFLLLGVMAQVLGVAVHLSLHRFAPGMFAGPHPLHLQSVAYRPEAQASAWSRAWVSRARSVWQLWGSSEDEDVSGDGFARLGVFHPAMVLQIVQGMIQRMLESLGRPFSLASLLRHRRGVPSLVQRVVTYRQGLGAAPPTPVVPLTWTEWLWWQTTLGLATMGLSVHFHSFSILSSNGVFRFGSPFWAVAVYPHAPHGSEGTVVWESRSSAGVVLLALILWGIRSTWLMVWNTLTRLSEWYLTHTGPCIVNYDEGEALRPAPRHTTHWLIDRVVRGHEAMRHVEDARWVWMLAQAGD is encoded by the coding sequence ATGCCGGAGACGGAGGCTGACTGCATCGATGCGCAGCAGGTGGAAGCTTGGCTGTTCTCCGACGCAAAGGCGTGTCGAGACACGCGATCGTGTCGGATCTGCTTCGATACCGAGCTGCCCGACGGCGATCGGTGGCTGTGTCCGTGCCAGTGCAAGGGCACGATGAAGTACGTGCACGCCTCGTGCCTCGACGAGTGGCGCCGACGATCTCGGCGGCCCCAATCGATCATGGCCTGTGATCAGTGCGGCGCGACGTaccgcgtgcgcgcgacgcgtgcctcgcgacTCTTGACGTCGTGGtggctgcgcctgctcgtgTCGTTTCTCTTGCTCGGCGTCAtggcgcaggtgctgggcgtggcCGTGCATCTGAGTCTGCACCGCTTTGCGCCAGGCATGTTTGCCGGGCCGCATCCCTTGCACTTGCAGTCCGTGGCCTATCGgcccgaggcgcaggcCTCGGCGTGGAGCCGTGCGTGGGTGTCCCGCGCGAGGAGCGTGTGGCAGCTATGGGGCTCGTcggaggacgaggatgtGAGTGGCGATGGCTTTGCGCGACTGGGCGTATTCCACCCGGCGATGGTGCTCCAGATCGTCCAGGGcatgatccagcgcatgctggaGTCGCTCGGGCGGCCGTTCTCCCTCGCATCTCTCTTGCGCCATCGCCGCGGCGTACCGAGCcttgtgcagcgcgtcgtgacATACAGGCAGGGgcttggcgccgcgccgccgacgcctgTCGTGCCGCTCACGTGGACCGAGTGGCTGTGGTGGCAAACGACGTTGGGCCTCGCTACGATGGGCCTCTCTGTCCACTTTCACTCGTTCTCGATCCTGTCGTCGAACGGCGTCTTTCGTTTTGGCTCGCCGTTCTGGGCGGTGGCCGTGTAcccacatgcgccgcacggaAGCGAGGGCACCGTGGTGTGGGAGAGCCGCAGCTCGGCGGGCGTCGTCCTCCTCGCGCTCATTCTGTGGGGCATTCGATCGACGTGGCTGATGGTGTGGAACACTCTGACGCGTCTATCCGAGTGGTACCTGACGCACACGGGCCCCTGCATCGTCAACTacgacgagggcgaggcactgcggccggcgccgcggcacACGACGCACTGGCTGATCgaccgcgtcgtgcgtggtCATGAAGCGATGCGGCATGTCGAAGATGCACGGTGGGTATGGATGCTAGCTCAGGCTGGCGACTAG
- a CDS encoding actin-related protein 10, giving the protein MSVGRRRGSLLGTDERIVMDLGSHTCRAGFSGDVEPRVVMNAAAACGTESLWRLDWDADREHPDLVRTLTRLVRRVYQEHLLVDAKTYRVLLSRHPLGLDAVQRALCDVLLRTMHVPRVSFIDTHVLATIAAGRTHALVVHVGHLETCVMPVYDARPMPHLLTTTPRGGRRLTHALQNLLAQHNAPALCTPDVVEAIQTQALVTAAADGDHADDWTYTTPAGPVHVPGSLRERVCELFWERGDPDEDSVPDCVRRCAARLPIDLRRPLLDSVLLTGGVCCIPGFVQRCATELERPVLNDTATHWPPNMLIWMGLSLAGHVGADGTDVYT; this is encoded by the coding sequence ATGTCGGTAggacggcgacgcgggTCGTTGCTCGGCACCgatgagcgcatcgtgaTGGATCTCGGTAGTCATACGTGCCGCGCGGGCTTCAGTGGCGATGTCGAGCCGCGCGTGGTGATGaatgcggcggcggcgtgtgGCACCGAGTCGCTGTGGCGGCTGGACTGGGACGCCGATCGTGAGCACCCCGATTTGGTGCGGACGCtgacgcgcctcgtgcgGCGTGTGTACCAGGAGCATTTGCTCGTAGACGCCAAGACGTACCGCGTGCTGCTGTCGCGCCATCCGCTGGGCCtggatgccgtgcagcgtgcgctgtgcgACGTGCTTCTGCGGACGATGCACGTCCCGCGGGTGTCGTTCATTGACACGCATGTGCTCGCTACGATCGCGGCGGGGCggacgcatgcgctggtCGTGCATGTCGGGCACCTCGAGACGTGCGTCATGCCCGTGTACGATGCGCGTCCGATGCCGCATCTcttgacgacgacgcctcGCGGGGGTCGTCGTCTGACGCACGCCCTACAAAACCTCCTCGCTCAGCACAATGCGCCTGCTCTGTGCACGCCggacgtcgtcgaggcgATTCagacgcaggcgctcgtcacggccgccgccgacggcGATCACGCCGACGACTGGACATACACGACGCCCGCCGGCCCCGTGCACGTCCCTGGCTCGCtccgcgagcgcgtgtgcgAGCTGTTCTGGGAGCGGGGTGATCCAGACGAAGACAGTGTGCCGGACTGtgtgcggcgctgtgcggcgcgtctgCCCATCGATCTGCGCcggccgctgctggacaGTGTGCTGCTGACCGGTGGCGTGTGCTGTATCCCTGGCTTTGTGCAGCGCTGTGCCACGGAACTCGAAAGGCCCGTGCTCAACGACACAGCCACACACTGGCCGCCAAACATGCTCATTTGGATGGGCCTGAGCCTCGCGGGCCATGTGGGGGCAGACGGCACAGACGTATATACCtaa